The sequence CCCTGGCTTGGGATCTGGGTCTCCTGATACTATTTGTGGGGCAGCACAGCCTCATGGCAACTGAGACAGTGAAGGCGTGGATGTCTCGATATTTTGGGGTTCTTCAGAGGTCACTGTACGTGGCATGCACTGCCCTGGCATTGCAGGTATGAGGCCTTGGCCACTGAGTCCCCAAGGGAAACAATCTGTGAGAAGGGTGCCCTCAGTTGAAGGGGCAAGGACCTTAGCCTTCTGATAAAATGTGGGTTTAGGGGAATTTAGGTTGTTTAGGACTCTAATCTCAGCTTCCATTCCTCCACAGCACATATCCTTCTTCTTATCAAGAATGGTGTACCATTCCTCATTCCCCAAGCACCATATGTGCATTCTCACCTTTGCAACTTTGTTCATGTTGTTCTGCTTGAGATCCCTTTGGTGACACCTCTTTCAGTCCTACCCTTTCTTCAGAATCACTTCCTGAGGTCTCAAGAGGAGGCTTCCCAGTTAGTACACATTTGTTTTCTCAGTGTGTGCTTGGCACAGGCTACTTTATGTACCTATCTGGTCACCCCCATCTGTTCTCTTAAGTCCTCAGGGTAGATACAGGTTATCCTTACATCCTTGGGACCCCACCTAGCATGCTCCACATGGTGAATTTTTGTTTATGATGCTCATGGTAGAGGTGGGGAGAACTGCAgtccagcctggggtgggggcagcctcTGGGTCTAGGTCTTTCAAGGGTAGGCTGCTGAGATACCCAGCCCTTCATCCTTTCCCAGTTGGTGATGCGGTACTGGGAACCTGTACCCAGAGGCCCTGTGTTGTGGGAGGCTCGAGCTGAGCCatgggccacctgggtgcccctcctctgctttgtGCTCCACGTCATAGCCTGGCTCCTCATCTTCAGCATCCTTCTCGTCTTTGACTACGCCGAGCTCATGGGCCTCAAACAGGTGAGGCTCCCAGATTCCTACCTGAGACCTCTGATTCCCTCTAGAATGCCTCTTTCCCTTTCAAggatttccctcctcctcctcctcccatgcTCTTccaccttcctcttctttcaaCTCCCTCAcctacttccttttcttataagagAGTCTCCCCTCAGCTTTCCCTCAAAGGTCAGAAACCATAGGCCTCCTGGGCCTAGCAGAGATGAGAATCAGGAGTCCAAGTCTCAGAAGGGTGGTTCTTGGGCCTGAGTTATAGAAGGGGAAGTTTCCTCCAAAGGGAGGAAAGAGGTGGCTAAGTTGCAAAAAGGGTTTGACTTCATTTCTAAGCTGTTCTCCCTCCTAGGTATACTACCATGTGCTGGGGCTGGGTGAGCCTCTGGCCCTGAAGTCTCCCCGGGCTCTGAGACTCTTCTCCCACTTGCGCCACCCAGTCTGTGTGGAGTTGCTGACAGTGCTGTGGGTGGTGCCCACTCTGGGCACTGACCGCCTCCTCCTTGCTCTCCTCCTTACACTCTACCTGGGCCTGGCTCACGGACTTGACCAGCAAGACCTCCGCTACCTCCGGGCCCAGTTACAAAGAAAACTCAACCTGCTCTCCCGGCCCCAGGAAGGTGAGGCTGAGTGAAGAGCTAGCCTGGTTCCAAGCCCTGAGCTTCCTCTCCTTTAACATCCAGGCCCTGGCTGCTTCAGACCAGAGGCCCAAATCTATGGACTGAAGGGGCTGTCCCTTCCCTTGTTTGAGCCTCCACTTCTTGGGCCCAGCTCCATACCCTAAATTTTGAGTTTCAACCACTGGACCTCCAAGATCTTCTTCTCACCAGCCAAGAAAAGGAGGTGGGAAACTTATGTCTCCTCACAGTTTAGGGCTTgatcccccccttcccctcccacccacctgcctcaaGAACCTCCTTATAAAGGAAGAAGGGTGGGCCTGACCACTTCTCTCCCACTGTTACTTGATTCTGTGCCTCAGGGATCCCCTTCTCCTCCAGCTTCCCTTCCTAGGAGCAGAGTCTGCAGGTTTGATGGTAGTGCCTGCCCCACTGGCCTCTTTAGGCCCTGCCCCTGGCTCTGTCCTCTAACCTAGTTGAGAGGATCCTTCCGCTCTTCTGTTCTCCCGAGGAACACGcgcagcagaaaaataaaattcagcctTTTTTTTCTACATATGCCATGTAGTCTGTCAGTGTCTTCTCTAGCCGGAGGGCTAACTTTGGGACGGAAGGCAAGCGGAGCCAGGGCACGCCAAACTCGAGTCTGGGCAGCCACCGCGCCCTCTGGCGACAGCTGGGCGGCGACCACTCCGGCAGacccacccccatctccctggTCCCCCTTCCTCCAAATTCCCCAATTTTCCCACTGCAGACCAGGGGACCCATGGAAGAcaggatgaagctagagagtggGGCATTGGCTCTGGTGGGGGAACCAGTTTCCAAAGTCGTTGGCTTCTGAGCACTTCTCCAGCCGCCCCGGCTCTCCACAGACCCACCGCAGCCTGGTGGCGGCCCTGGACCCCGCAGTAACAAAGGCtgtcggggtggggggcgggggggaggcaaAAGCGTGGGGAGGAGCGGCAGGAGATGGGAAGGGCGGGCCCGGCTCGCAGCAGCTGCTGCTTCCTCTCCAAGTCCCTGGAGGGGCCTGAGTCATGGGCCGCTGCCTTGAGTCTGTGAGCTGGGGGCGAGGGTCTGGACACCTAGGTTCTCCAGGACTActgggagatgggggtgggtTGAGGGTCCTGAAGACAGAGAGCGGAGGGCCAGGGGTTGCGGCGGGAAAGGGGTGAGTCGAAGAGTCTAGTCCCACGCGGGGATCTCTGGAGCGAAGCCCCGCCCCCTCTGGCACCGCCCCGcgcccccttccctttccccattgtCCTCAGACAAAGCGGTcgccgccccccgcccggcccccagGTCTCTGTCTCCGTCCCTCCTCCTCtactccctcttccctcctcctcctttccttccctcctcctttccttccctcctcccctccctcctgtctccGGATCTCCCTCAATCccactctcctcctcttcctctctcctcctccctccggACGCCAGGCTCCTCCGCACCCCCTCCCCTGGGAGCCCCGCTGGCTAGTGAGTTGACTGAGGGGCTTCAGACTTGGGGAAGGggtgtctcctccctctgtccccgctcctgcccccagccaggACCTTGGGCTGTCTCCTCTTTGTGCCGAGATTGTCTGTGCGGTCCGAGCTGGGTGGGGATGGCCGGCTATGTCAGGGTTCGGTGAGATCGGAGACCCGGGCATAGGACTCGAAGGTCCGGAGAGCAGAGTCGTGGAGCCGGTGCTCCGCACCCAGGGTCCCGGGCCTGGCCGGTGGGAGAGGCAGGCGGTGGTGGCGGGACGGGTGGGGGTGGACGCCAGGGTTCCGAAAGTCCCCAAGGGACGGTATTTCCCCCCGACCTGCCTGGGGGCGGAGTGCAGGGCGGAGGGGTGGCGGCTGGGGGCCGGAGAGGTGTGGCCCGAGCGGATCTGGGAGGGGAGCCAGGACCTCCCCGGCCCGCGCTGAAACGCGCGCCCCGCTCCTCCCGCGGAGCTCTATTTCCCCTCTGCCTCCGGAGTCCCCTTGCTCCCCTGGACCTCTCCACTCTccgcccctcctcacctccccgccccccctcctcaGGTCCCACCACCCCTTCTCGGGCGGGATTCCCTGACCTCCCTTCCCACTCTAACCGCCTCTGGAGTAGCTGTGGGGAAACCTCGCCTGACCCCTACTCCCCcgcaaccccccctcccccgcctctcttttctctctcctccctcatgcCGGCTTCTTTTTCCgcctttctctcctctcacaTCCTTGGGACTGTCTGTGATACCATTAACCGTACATTACCAAATCTGACTCCTGCCTCTTTGCCCTGAATCTCCACTCTTCCTCTCTGCCAcgaccccacccccacttggTCCACagctttttcttcactttcttagttttcccctttctctgctttccgtcttctccctctttccctctgtcttcaccCTCAGCTCCTTTGCCCATCTCTGTGTCCCACCTCTCCCCCTCTACTTCCTCTCCGCCCACCCCCAGTCTCACCCCCAGGGCCTCTGGAGCCTCTCCTTCCTGTTCTCTGGCCCCAGCGCTCGGCACCCTTAGCTCAACGCGGTCATGGCCACCATCCCAGACTGGAAGCTACAGCTGCTAGCCCGGCGACGGCAGGAGGAGGCAGCCCTTCGTGGCCGGGAGAAGGCAGAGCGGGAGCGTCTGTCCCAGATGCCAGCCTGGAAGCGGGGGCTCCTGGAGCGCCGCCGGGCCAAGCTTGGTCTGTCTCCTGGGGAGCCTACCCCTACACCTGGGACTACAGAGGCTGGACCTCCAGACCCAGACGAGTCGGCTGTCCTCCTAGAGGCCATTGGGCCAGTGCACCAGAACCGATTCATTCGGCAGGagcgccagcagcagcagcagcagcagcagcagcagcagcagcgtaATGAAGAACTACTTGCAGAAAGAAGGCCTGGGACTTTGGAGGCCAGGGAGCAGAGATCCAGCCCTGGGGAGATGCGGGATCAGAGCCCCAAGGGAAGAGAGTCGAGAGAAGAGCGGCTCAGTCccagggaggccagagagaagagGATAGGGGGAGCCCGAGAGTCAAGCCCCAGGCCTTCAGAGGCTTGGGACTGGAGGCAGAGCCCAGGAGAGGCTGGAGACAAGAGCTCCAGACTGTCAGAAGCGCGGAAATGGAGGCTGAGCCCGGGAGAAACTCCAGAGTGGAGTCTGAGACTGGCAGAGCCTGGAGAACAAAGCCCGAGGAGAAAAGAGGTGGTGGAAAGTAGACTGAGCCCAGCGGAGTCTGACAACCAGAAGATGGGCCTGACAGAGGTCCATAAATGGAGGCCCGACTCTGGAGAGTCTCAGGAACAGAGTTTGGTACAACTGGAGATATCAGAGTGGAGGCTGagcttagaaaaaagaaaagactgctCAGAGGAAtgtgggagaaaagaagagaagccaATTCCAACACTGGCCTCAGAAGAGATTACAGAGCTGTCAGAGACCCTGAGTAGGGAGGCTCCAGACAGCAGCTCTGGAGAAGTGGAGGCAGCAGAACAAAGGCGTAGCCCTGTGCAGGATGGTGAGAGGGGACTGAGGCTGACAGAAGGATGGAAATGGACCCTGAATTCTGGGAAGGTTCGAGAATGGACACCCAGGGACACAGAGACTCAAATTCAGAAACCAGTCCCCCCAGAGTCTGCTGAGAAGTATCTGGGGCCCTTTGGTACAGAGGCTGGAGAAGGCGAGGCTGAGAAGGAGAAGGCGGGGGCTCTGGGCAGGCCTTTGAGAACCCTGCAGAACTGcagctctgtgccctcccccttcccaccagagGACGCTGGGACTGGAGGCTCTAGAgggcaggaagaggaagcagtGCAACCCCGGCCCCCACCAGCagcccctctgtctcccccacccccagccccacctgccccccagtCCCCTGGGGATCCCCTCATGAACCGACTGTTCTATGGGGTGAAGgcagggccaggggtgggggcccCTCGCCGCAGTGGACACACCTTCACAGTCAACCCCCGGCGGTCCCTGCCCCCTGCAGCCCCCACCACTCCTCCGGCCACCCCAGCCACAGCTGATGTTGCAGTCCCCGGAGCTGGGAAGAAGCGGTACCCAACTGCTGAGGAGATCTTGGTTCTGGGGGGCTACCTCCGTCTCAGCCGCAGCTGCCTTGTCAAGGGGTCCCCTGAAAGGCACCACAAACAGGTAGGGAACAGCTAAGCCAGCTTTCTTTAGAAGCCTGCTCATTGGTTCTTTCTgtactcctttctttttttatatcccTATGTTCTGGTCTTCCTCTATTCTTTCGTGCTAATTCCTGCCACAACCCTTCCTCCTCTGCACACACACCCTTCCTTCTTGTTGCCctccttttccattcatttccaaGCCCAAGAATCCTGCCCTAAATCAAGTGCTGTCTCTGGGTGTGTCTCTCTCAGGGTGTGCCCAGGCTGCTCACTCTTCATTCCCTCAGGCTCTgagtccctccctgccccccatttctttccttcctttcctctgagtCTGGGACACAACCCGTGTGGtggagacctgagctgaggctaCAGCCTAGAATCTATGAGAGCAGGGTCCTCAGATTGAAAGCACACACAGCCTCCCAGGGGAGGGAATGTGGGGCCAGGAAGCCTGAAGAGGCACAGGGGGTGCCTTTGGGGTTCTAGGGGAAAATGGCAGGGAGAAGTGAGTGGAGGAAGTTCTCAGTCCCAAGGCAGAGGGGGCAGAGCCAGTGAGGGAACTACTGGGATGAGGGTGGGGGAATGGAATAAGGCTGGCCAAAGAGAAGACTTTTGAACCCCAAGTCTGCTCCATGGGAGAGGCACACACAGAAGCCATTTGAAGTGGGTGACCTCAGGGTTGCACACCCCCAGCTGGGCCACTGCTTTAAACAGTGCTCCCTTCTCTCTTGGGACAAGAAAAGCCTTCTCTTCTTCCAAAatacccccacccctcactccccttcttccttcctccctgggcttcccctccctccccagaacTGGCTCAGCAGTTggttttcccctctcttcctgttgccctggcctctccctccctttgggGTAGCAAAAGAGAGAAGTGAATTTGGAGACACTGAGCTGAGAGCAGGGAATACAATGGGAGttggggacagggatgggggcTGAGGCCAGCAGAGGGTTAGAGGTTAAACTGGAAAAAGGACAAAGTGCAGGAAGTGGGAGCAGCCAGGCTTCTTGCTGTGGCTTCAGCCCAACCCCTTCCTTACACACCAATCAGTTTCCAGCTTGAAAATCTCTAAGGAAAGAGAGGTCCCTGCACCTAACACATCTCCTCAGAGACTGAGAAGCCCTTCATAGTGTCCAGTTGTCATCTCATCTGACGTCCTCAGatttgtcttgtgtgtgtgtgcgcgcgtgcgtgctTTGTCAGTGGGAAACCACAGGGACCAAAGACCTAGATTAAGCTTGCAGGACACTTGATCCCCCAGTTCATCCTCATGTGCAGCTCAAGCTCCCCTCCCTGAGCCATGGTACCTGAGTCTATCCTGAGCACTCTGACTGCTACCCGCCCCTTCCCCTTTGGGCTGGACAGATGTTAGGAGGTAGGCCAGGAACTGCCAGAGTGAGGTGTTCAGACAAGTCACTTCCTATAGAGGTTGGCCTGTGCCTTtggggaggaagagcagagggaggcaTGAAATTCAGGGCCCAAAGCTGGGGACCATGTGAGTGCAGGACAGGACCTGTGATGGTGACCATACCTAGGTTAGGGAGCAGGGAAGCCGGAAGCAGATCACCCAAACaggaagcctggggtgggggccggaAGGCTGGTGGGGCTGAGTGGGGAACCGCTGGGCCCTAGGCCTGCCAAAACTGCTCAGGATGTGGTGAGAGAATGAGGAAGCCATAGCTGctctaggggtgggggtggagagaagcaGCACAGAGTTTTCTAGACCCAGACACCTCCCCCTCCACCCTGTCTGaggccttcttccctctctctgcaccctgctCAGCAGGGACTGACATGCTTGTTCCAGCTCTGACCCAATCCACTTGCTCTGGGACCAGAGGActgccccctcacccccttcccGAAATAACTCTTGTTTGGAAGCTAAGGCCATCAAATGCATCCTTGCCATGGGAGAGAAATCCCAGCCCTGTCTTGTGGCTGGTGTCCTTCCCCAGAGGCCCTTCTAGCTGAGAGATGGGCCCCTCCCCTCTTTGGCCCCCTTGTGACTTTATATAGCTGATGGGAGAGGAGCAAGTGAGTCACACCCCTCTGTACTCCCTCCACCAAACTCCCATGGAGGCTGTGCATTCCTGAGAAACCCAGTCAgaagttgtgggggggggggggatgtgagCAGAGAAGCAGGATTGgagaagagagacaaacagattgagaacaaataaaatgaatcatttttcaGAGTGGATAACAAACCATGGAGCTTGTTATCCCAAAAGggaatgtgaaaagaaaataaatgggttCCCAGAAGTTTGGGTAAATCTGTCAGTAACAGAACCAGAACTGGTCCTTCTGAAGAACTGGGATATAAGGGATCTGGTTGCTGTCatgcatttctaccagcagttCCACAGATAGACTGTGTACCTTCCACACTGGTCCCCAGTGTTGGTTGTCTGTGGGGATCACACCTGAGGTCTGAACCAACTCTTCCTTACTCACCATAGCAACTTTCATGCTCTTATGGACAGTGGACACAGAATAACAAGTAAATTCTCTGGTAGATTAGGAGGTGGTAAatgattatggaaaaaaattacaacaggGTAAGTGGAACGTAGACAGCGAGAAAGTTGGGGGAGTGAATATGAACTTTAAATAGGGTGACTGGGAGAGAGGGAGCTATGGGGGTATTTGGGGGaacagtgttccaggcagaaggaatagccagtgcaaaggccttAAGACTGGAGTGCCCCTGTTGGCCTTAGAGGAACTGTGACCAGGGTGGCTGCAGTGGGAGCAGATAGTTGCCTGAGAAGTGGGGGGTAGGGAGAAGTGGTACAGTGGGAGTACCCTG is a genomic window of Panthera uncia isolate 11264 chromosome B2 unlocalized genomic scaffold, Puncia_PCG_1.0 HiC_scaffold_24, whole genome shotgun sequence containing:
- the NRM gene encoding nurim isoform X1, with translation MAPTLLLVPAALASFILAFGTGVEFVRFTSLRPLLGGLPEPGGPDARQGWLAALQDCSILAPLAWDLGLLILFVGQHSLMATETVKAWMSRYFGVLQRSLYVACTALALQLVMRYWEPVPRGPVLWEARAEPWATWVPLLCFVLHVIAWLLIFSILLVFDYAELMGLKQVYYHVLGLGEPLALKSPRALRLFSHLRHPVCVELLTVLWVVPTLGTDRLLLALLLTLYLGLAHGLDQQDLRYLRAQLQRKLNLLSRPQEGEAE
- the PPP1R18 gene encoding phostensin — encoded protein: MATIPDWKLQLLARRRQEEAALRGREKAERERLSQMPAWKRGLLERRRAKLGLSPGEPTPTPGTTEAGPPDPDESAVLLEAIGPVHQNRFIRQERQQQQQQQQQQQQRNEELLAERRPGTLEAREQRSSPGEMRDQSPKGRESREERLSPREAREKRIGGARESSPRPSEAWDWRQSPGEAGDKSSRLSEARKWRLSPGETPEWSLRLAEPGEQSPRRKEVVESRLSPAESDNQKMGLTEVHKWRPDSGESQEQSLVQLEISEWRLSLEKRKDCSEECGRKEEKPIPTLASEEITELSETLSREAPDSSSGEVEAAEQRRSPVQDGERGLRLTEGWKWTLNSGKVREWTPRDTETQIQKPVPPESAEKYLGPFGTEAGEGEAEKEKAGALGRPLRTLQNCSSVPSPFPPEDAGTGGSRGQEEEAVQPRPPPAAPLSPPPPAPPAPQSPGDPLMNRLFYGVKAGPGVGAPRRSGHTFTVNPRRSLPPAAPTTPPATPATADVAVPGAGKKRYPTAEEILVLGGYLRLSRSCLVKGSPERHHKQLKISFSETALETTYQYPSESSVLEELGPEPEAPSTPSPPAAQPDDEEDEEELLLLQRELQGGLRTKALIVDESCRR
- the NRM gene encoding nurim isoform X2, which codes for MAPTLLLVPAALASFILAFGTGVEFVRFTSLRPLLGGLPEPGGPDARQGWLAALQDCSILAPLAWDLGLLILFVGQHSLMATETVKAWMSRYFGVLQRSLYVACTALALQVYYHVLGLGEPLALKSPRALRLFSHLRHPVCVELLTVLWVVPTLGTDRLLLALLLTLYLGLAHGLDQQDLRYLRAQLQRKLNLLSRPQEGEAE